A stretch of DNA from Aspergillus flavus chromosome 3, complete sequence:
TATTGTCTGAAATGGCTGGACCTCGAAGGTTGTGGTGACTGGGTCCCAGCACTCAATTGGGATGGCGTTGGTCCAGATGGTGAAGCGTACGCCTCCGGCCCAGAGTGGAATGGGTCATGGAGAGATGTCGAGTTTGTCCGTCTGGGTCCGGGATGGCTTCCCCATATTGATGATAGCGAGTTACTacctcttcccccttcttcttcttctggacGAACCGCTACTGCCTCTTCGTCTCTCGCATTGTCTCCTCCCGTCCCCCGTTCTCTAGCATTCTCTATGCATGCTCCATCTCCGGATGAGTCGACGGATTCTGATGCTCTCCCATGGGACGTCGAAGTGGAACGGGTCAAGTACCGTCGCGAGAAGGAGTTGGAACGATATCAGGAAGCCGTGCAAGCTGCGAAAGCAGTTCAGCAGCGGGTACAGCGGGCAAGGAAGGCGGGCAAGGGAAAGTGGGtacatttttctttcggCTTAGAAGGATTAGAAGAGGGGGTCCTTAGACGGTTGCTCGGGAAGGAGTATTTAAGTCTTCTACCTTGATGAGATACACACGGTTGTATATACATTCATTACTGATAAATAGGACGACGGGAATATGGTGAGCTGGAGGCCGTTGCAGGGCTATCCTAACGTATATATTTGAATAGAGCAATTTTTAACAGCTGAAGTGTATGCACTTCTGCTTTAATTAGTTCTAGTTTTCCTATCTGACTGCCTGACAACTCAGGTCACTTGGCTTCCTGAATTCGTAGCTGGAATACAACGTCCAGCGTAAAACCTATTTCCTAAAGTGGATAAGGCAGCAAGTGCCCGTCGGGCCCTGGGGCATCCGCACCTACTACCTAACTAGTAGTACCAGAATATGAGTTCGGACCAATGAGCATAATGATTGCGGTTTCAGGTTATCGTCGTATACACCTGCAGGGTTACATTAGTATGTCACAGGGTAGTTAGAAGTTGTGCTAGCGTAGTCTTGGTGTATACCGCGTGTATATAGATAGCTGTATACATCGAAAACGCCGGAGAACTTTTATCCGGAATGCTTAAAGTAACTTTTTCATTTCCCAAACCAGTATGTACAGTAAAATGAACAGCATGATGGTATTTTCTTTGAAGCACAACAATTATCCCTGATTTTACTTCCGGCCCCGGTTAAACGTCTTCAACGGAtctaccttcttcttcactcCGGCAAATTTCCGGCCATTGCCCTTACCGCGATTCTTCTCTCTGGCTTTCCTGATGCGGTTCTCGTTTTGTTTTCTGAAACTCACGAAGCCGACGTCTCCACTGGAGAGACCTTTCTTACCCTTGGCGGGCATCAGGTACTCTGGGATGTGTTTGAGGTGAGGTTGGACACGTGCGGAGCGCAGCTCGTCATCGTGGCGCAGCTGACGCAGCTCTTCGGGGTTTTCTTCGAAGTGGcgcttgagcttctcgctCTTGATCAGCTCTTGACGGATTTCTCGGGCTCGGGCTTCCTGCACGGCGAGTCGTGTTACGGCACGGAGAGCGTCGGTCATACGATACCGGAAGGCTTCGACTTGCTTCATTTCGAAGTGGTAGGGTTTCACCTCGTGGCCGAGCTTGCCTTGCCGCTTGACGATCTTGGCGAGGACGGACTCATCATGCTTCGAGGTTGCGGTGGAGGTGGGCCTGTGTTTTCCGTGTTGGTCCTTGGGGATGACGAATGATAGCGCCATGCCGGTCTTGCCAGCTCTTCCGGTACGGCCGATTCGGTGTGTGTAGGATTTGGAAGTGGAGGGAAGGTCGAAGTTCAGAACGCAAGCAACATTTTGGAAGTCAATGCCGCGGGAAATTCCGtaatccttctctttccctgATACCTTGCGGCGCTTAGACTTATCTTCCGGCTCtccctcatcctcgtcgctTGAGCCTGCCTCCTCGGTTTCTTTCGATTTCTTCGACTTCCGGGCTCCTATTACCTCTTGCTCGTCTGCGGCGATGAGGATATCGTAGACACCCTTGTTGAACTCCTGTACGACGTGTATACGGGAGTTAATAGGCAATTCTGAGTTCAGAACGCAACTCTTAATTCCGAATTGTTCGAGGAACAACTTCACACGATAACAACGGTCGACATCGTCCACGAATATGATAACCTTTCCTTTGATCAGTTGAAGCTTGAAGATGACATAGGTTAGAAGGAATTTCTCGTCCTCCGCACATCTGCAGCAGGAACCATTAGCCACTGAATCATAAATACCAATGGAACTATTACGAGTCTCACCTGACAACAAACTGACTGACACCGGCACCCTGGTCATCCTTGTCTTCTAATTTCAAGGTTACAGGACTCCGACAGAACAAACCCTTCAGGGTATCCACCTCGTCAGTGAGTGTAGCACTCATGAGGAAAGTCTGCACACCGCGTGGAATAGCCTTTGCCAAAGCATTGATGTCCTCCTCGTATCCGTACGACAGAACCAGGTCCGCCTCATCGATTACAAGATGTGTCAAGTTCTCCAGGGACAAAGCGGAGCTGCCGAGATTGGTGACAACACGAGCGGGAGTCGAAACAACCAGGTCGGGGTAATCAGCCAGCATAGTGCGCTGAACTGCATCTGAGACTTTTTGTGTCAGATTCACCGAGCGCACGTCCTTTCCGCAAAAGGCAGCGAAAGTGGTAACAACATTCTGGACCTGTTCCGCAAGCTCTCGAGTAgggacgaggatgaggccTGTGGTCGCTTTAAATGAAGGATCGGTCTATAGTGCGTAGGATTAGATTAGTATTGCAATACTTGAGAAAAGATCAGAAAGGGTATACGAACAGCTTTCTTCTGAAGAATAGTCTGCAGGATGGGAAGTACATATGCGGCAGTCTTGCCAGATCCGGTCTTCGCACGAGCTGCATCTTATAAGCGCCTGGTGTTCTCCGGTAGATGACTATTCCAACAACACATACCCAAAATATCCTTGCCCTCCAGCGCCAAAGGAATCGCCTTCGCTTGAACAAGTGTGGGCTTGGTAAATTTCTCTTTGATCAGAGCTTGGCGCAATCGCGGATCCAAGTTAAGGCTCTCGAAGTCGGCgtcgtcctcctccttcttttcctttttgtctgCGGCCTCCGGGGAGGGAACATCGTTTGCGTCGAGCTTTCTCTTCATGGCAGCGATTTACTAGTTCCAGGAACCTTCGAGTGTCCTTGGTTTGGGTGGCTTTGAGGTGGTGAGGTTGTCTGCATGGAAGTTTTCCTCATCGGGCGGTTCAGAAAATCTGTCGGGCGGTGAGAGTTTGAGTGGcagtattttcttttcagccCCACCGCTAGAGAACCTTATTCTTGTTATCGATTTGGGAAATCATAAACATTGCCTGCCCATGTCGCCTTACCCTATGTCTGAACATGCTGTCCTTGGTTTAGTGATAAGACACTCGATCTATACTACAATATTGTACTTATTTTAGATGTAGTAGCAGTCACCCCGGCCATTATTTACTGCTACAGAGGGAATATCGCTAGTAGATCGAtgtagagaaatatatttagaagGCAAGGTGTAATATTCTGCATCTTAACAGACAAACTTGACAATAAATCAACGCTGGTTCCAACATGTAAGGGTGTTATCATCAGAAGTCTCGTATTCTCGCATAAAGCAAAGTGCGACTAATATATATCACCATGCCATGCACCAATAAAGATCATAGTTTCACTCCTGGGCCATGGTTGAACACAGCCACGATAAGTAATCCCCAGAGGTGCAACACAACGGAGTAGAACCAAACGTTACGGGGTTCCTCAAGATGTGGTGCATAGAAATGGAAAACGTATTGCGGGAAAGAAATAACACAAATGAAGCTTGCCTTGAGCGCATAATAGCAGGCCATTCGAGCAATGGCACACGTTTGGTGGAGGGGGTCAACAATTGTGGCTAGCAAGAAAAGGCTCGCAAGAGGATCAATGATCATGGCTGGAAAACTTAACACAAAgaacgaagacgaagcaaaCGTTGTCATTGACCCACATGCGAGGTTACGTATTCAAGGTCTCTAATACCCAAGTTCAGTTTCCCTTTTCGCATATAAATGGAATTTGGCCATGGATTCCTCGCTGATTTTCCCAACTGGAAGAACTTTTTGGTTATGCTCGACTGTATAGATTTTGCCAAAATTCAATCGAGACATCGCGTGTAGTTTTTGATACGGCTCAGGGGTTACCTCTAGGGGTTCCTTTGTCATTCTTGGCTCGTTGGGACCGGATTTCGGTTGTGCACCGTTCATATAGATGATTGCAT
This window harbors:
- a CDS encoding P-loop containing nucleoside triphosphate hydrolase protein; translation: MKRKLDANDVPSPEAADKKEKKEEDDADFESLNLDPRLRQALIKEKFTKPTLVQAKAIPLALEGKDILARAKTGSGKTAAYVLPILQTILQKKATDPSFKATTGLILVPTRELAEQVQNVVTTFAAFCGKDVRSVNLTQKVSDAVQRTMLADYPDLVVSTPARVVTNLGSSALSLENLTHLVIDEADLVLSYGYEEDINALAKAIPRGVQTFLMSATLTDEVDTLKGLFCRSPVTLKLEDKDDQGAGVSQFVVRCAEDEKFLLTYVIFKLQLIKGKVIIFVDDVDRCYRVKLFLEQFGIKSCVLNSELPINSRIHVVQEFNKGVYDILIAADEQEVIGARKSKKSKETEEAGSSDEDEGEPEDKSKRRKVSGKEKDYGISRGIDFQNVACVLNFDLPSTSKSYTHRIGRTGRAGKTGMALSFVIPKDQHGKHRPTSTATSKHDESVLAKIVKRQGKLGHEVKPYHFEMKQVEAFRYRMTDALRAVTRLAVQEARAREIRQELIKSEKLKRHFEENPEELRQLRHDDELRSARVQPHLKHIPEYLMPAKGKKGLSSGDVGFVSFRKQNENRIRKAREKNRGKGNGRKFAGVKKKVDPLKTFNRGRK